One window of Gloeothece citriformis PCC 7424 genomic DNA carries:
- a CDS encoding Re/Si-specific NAD(P)(+) transhydrogenase subunit alpha → MKIAVPREKEIGEMRVALVPDIVSRLTKKGFQVLVETGAGEAAHFHDQNYIDAGAEIITDTKQLWQEADILVKVAPPGEFDGEAEINSLRPGSILISFLDPLRNPENILKIAQRQITAFSMELIPRTSRAQSMDALSSQANIAGHKATLLAAAHLPRMFPMMTTAAGTIPPAKVLVLGAGVAGLQAIATARRLGAVVEAFDIRPTVKEEVQSVGAKFIDIPLQEETNAGGGYAKEVSNNTQEVIRQVLTEHIKKADVVITTAQVQGKKAPLLVTEDMIAQMKRGSVIVDLAAEQGGNCAHTEAGKDVQYHGVTIIGPVNLPASLPIDSSQMYSKNLQTLVQYLVKDGEIELNFDDDIIDSACVTHAGEIRNSRIKDLLPSQESSVISY, encoded by the coding sequence ATGAAAATCGCCGTTCCAAGAGAAAAAGAAATCGGAGAAATGCGAGTTGCCCTCGTGCCGGATATAGTCTCTCGGTTAACCAAAAAAGGCTTTCAGGTATTAGTAGAAACCGGAGCCGGAGAAGCCGCCCATTTTCACGATCAAAACTACATCGATGCCGGCGCAGAAATTATCACCGATACCAAACAGCTTTGGCAAGAAGCGGATATTTTAGTAAAAGTTGCTCCTCCAGGGGAATTTGACGGAGAGGCAGAAATTAATTCCCTTCGCCCCGGTTCTATTTTAATTAGTTTTCTCGATCCCCTAAGAAATCCGGAAAACATCCTCAAAATAGCCCAACGGCAAATTACCGCCTTCAGCATGGAATTAATTCCTCGCACCTCTCGCGCCCAAAGTATGGATGCTTTATCCTCTCAAGCCAATATTGCAGGGCATAAAGCCACCTTATTAGCGGCTGCCCATTTACCGAGAATGTTTCCCATGATGACCACCGCCGCCGGCACAATTCCCCCTGCTAAAGTGTTAGTATTGGGCGCTGGAGTCGCCGGCTTACAAGCGATCGCCACCGCCCGACGCTTAGGCGCAGTGGTAGAAGCCTTTGATATCCGCCCAACGGTTAAAGAAGAAGTGCAAAGTGTGGGTGCTAAATTTATTGACATTCCCCTCCAAGAAGAAACCAACGCCGGCGGAGGTTATGCCAAAGAAGTTTCCAATAACACACAAGAGGTCATTCGTCAAGTCTTAACTGAACATATTAAAAAAGCAGATGTTGTGATTACAACTGCCCAAGTTCAAGGGAAAAAAGCGCCGTTGTTAGTCACCGAAGACATGATCGCCCAAATGAAACGGGGATCAGTTATTGTCGACTTAGCCGCCGAACAAGGGGGAAATTGTGCCCATACGGAAGCGGGGAAAGATGTGCAATATCACGGCGTAACCATTATCGGCCCGGTTAATCTACCGGCTTCTTTACCGATCGATTCTTCTCAAATGTACTCAAAGAATTTACAAACTTTAGTGCAATATCTCGTCAAAGATGGAGAAATTGAACTCAACTTTGATGATGACATCATTGATAGTGCTTGTGTCACCCATGCTGGAGAAATTCGCAATTCTCGCATTAAAGATTTATTACCCTCTCAAGAGTCATCAGTCATTAGTTATTAG
- a CDS encoding DNA cytosine methyltransferase, translating into MNQTTNRRPIAVDLFAGAGGMSLGFEQAGFDVLAAVEINPIHCATYEYNFPFWTIICRSVADIRGEEIRQLSALKNQEIDVVFGGPPCQGFSLMGKRLIDDPRNELIFHFLRLVLELNPKYFVMENVPGLALGQHKQFLDRIILEFNQKGYKIDNNYQILNAANYGVPQNRKRLFLLGGKKNLPPLKYPEAISDKKTTVWEAIQDLPEVNDYPDLETRDWVIVEYGDKSEYAQKLRDNYALKTDYAYRREYDFNRLTSSLRTKHTPQSIERFAKTPRGKVEKISHFYRLSPDGLCNTLRAGTDHNKGAYTSPRPIHPFTPRCITVREAARLHSYPDWFRFHVTKWHGFRQVGNSVPPLLAKAIAQEIINTLEIQPVKPTEIKQLGKEEWLQFNISQAAQYYQLDPKQFAVHQRR; encoded by the coding sequence ATGAATCAGACAACTAACCGACGACCAATAGCAGTAGATTTATTTGCCGGTGCAGGGGGGATGTCTCTTGGATTTGAACAAGCTGGATTTGATGTATTAGCCGCCGTAGAAATTAATCCGATACATTGTGCAACCTATGAGTATAATTTTCCCTTTTGGACGATTATTTGTCGCAGTGTGGCTGACATAAGGGGAGAAGAAATTAGACAATTATCTGCCCTTAAAAATCAAGAGATTGATGTGGTTTTTGGGGGGCCTCCTTGTCAAGGATTTTCTCTGATGGGAAAACGCTTAATCGATGATCCTCGTAATGAGCTTATTTTTCATTTTTTGCGATTAGTCTTAGAACTCAATCCTAAATATTTTGTCATGGAAAATGTACCCGGTCTTGCTCTGGGACAACATAAACAATTTTTAGATAGGATCATCCTTGAATTTAATCAAAAGGGGTATAAAATTGATAATAATTATCAAATTTTAAATGCAGCTAATTATGGAGTTCCTCAAAATCGCAAGAGATTATTTTTACTAGGAGGAAAAAAAAACCTTCCCCCTCTTAAATATCCTGAAGCTATTTCTGATAAAAAAACCACCGTTTGGGAAGCTATACAAGATTTACCAGAAGTTAATGATTATCCGGATTTAGAAACCAGAGATTGGGTGATTGTGGAGTATGGTGATAAGAGTGAATATGCTCAAAAATTACGGGATAATTATGCACTTAAAACTGATTATGCTTACCGAAGAGAGTATGATTTTAACAGACTCACCTCTAGTTTAAGAACTAAACACACCCCTCAATCTATAGAACGATTTGCTAAAACTCCTAGGGGAAAAGTTGAAAAAATTAGTCATTTTTATAGACTATCTCCTGATGGATTATGTAATACTCTTCGTGCCGGAACTGATCACAATAAAGGTGCTTATACCTCTCCTCGTCCTATTCATCCTTTTACCCCCCGTTGTATTACCGTTAGAGAAGCCGCTAGATTACATTCTTATCCCGATTGGTTTAGATTTCATGTTACTAAATGGCATGGATTTCGACAAGTGGGGAATTCTGTCCCTCCTTTATTAGCAAAAGCTATTGCTCAAGAAATTATCAATACTTTAGAAATCCAACCGGTTAAACCGACAGAAATTAAACAACTAGGAAAAGAAGAATGGTTACAATTCAATATTTCACAAGCCGCTCAATATTACCAACTTGATCCTAAACAATTTGCGGTTCATCAAAGAAGATAA
- a CDS encoding PhoH family protein has protein sequence MSETSQTLELPNIESAIALVGKDEENLKFIARRTGANYVLRGQELLVFGQEKSVERALNVVRSLKPYWEEAKTISQADIITAFQALDTGKSEEYQDLQQTVLAKTRRGELIRAKTFRQRQYIKAIQTHDITFCIGPAGTGKTFLAAVLAVQALLNDEVERLILTRPAVEAGEKLGFLPGDLQQKVNPFLRPLYDALYEFIDATKIPDLMERGKIEVAPLAYMRGRTLSNAFVIVDEAQNTTAAQLKMVLTRLGFGSRMVVTGDITQVDLPEHQKSGLVIARKILHSVEGIAFCQLSQADVVRHPLVQRIVEAYEKSENNQLVT, from the coding sequence ATGAGTGAAACCTCTCAAACCTTAGAACTTCCCAATATAGAAAGTGCGATCGCTCTAGTGGGCAAAGACGAGGAAAACCTCAAGTTTATCGCTCGTCGCACAGGAGCGAATTATGTACTACGAGGTCAAGAGTTACTCGTTTTTGGACAAGAGAAGTCAGTGGAACGTGCCCTTAATGTTGTGCGTTCCCTTAAACCCTATTGGGAAGAGGCTAAAACTATATCTCAAGCGGATATTATCACCGCTTTTCAGGCTCTTGATACCGGCAAATCTGAGGAATATCAGGACTTACAGCAAACGGTTTTAGCCAAAACTCGACGAGGGGAATTAATCCGGGCGAAAACCTTTCGTCAACGTCAATATATTAAAGCGATTCAAACCCACGATATCACCTTTTGCATTGGCCCTGCCGGCACCGGCAAAACGTTTTTGGCGGCGGTTTTAGCGGTACAAGCGCTGCTCAATGATGAAGTAGAACGTTTAATTTTGACTCGTCCGGCAGTGGAAGCCGGTGAAAAATTGGGGTTTTTACCAGGAGATTTACAACAGAAAGTAAACCCTTTTTTACGACCCCTTTATGATGCTCTTTATGAATTTATTGATGCGACTAAAATTCCGGATTTGATGGAACGAGGAAAAATCGAAGTTGCTCCTTTAGCTTATATGCGGGGACGTACTTTAAGCAATGCCTTTGTGATTGTTGATGAAGCCCAAAATACCACCGCCGCTCAACTTAAAATGGTATTAACTCGTTTAGGATTTGGGTCTCGAATGGTCGTCACGGGAGATATCACTCAAGTGGATTTACCCGAACATCAAAAGTCAGGATTAGTGATTGCTAGAAAAATTTTACATTCTGTAGAAGGAATAGCTTTTTGTCAACTCTCACAAGCGGATGTAGTTCGTCATCCTTTAGTCCAGAGAATTGTAGAAGCTTACGAAAAATCGGAAAATAATCAACTGGTAACTTAA
- a CDS encoding NAD(P)(+) transhydrogenase (Re/Si-specific) subunit beta gives MNNTGIELAYLSACALFIVGLKQLGSPASARQGNIIASVGMLIAIVATLLNQSVLNYQMILVAIIIGSLIGTITAQKVAMTEMPQMVGIFNGLGGAASSLIAVGEYWRLLVTGQTINFDAIFIAILGILIGGVTFTGSLLAFAKLQGLVSGSPVTFPLQQPFNLLLVGLFLAGSVYLFFDPASTDVFISLNILSLIFGALFVLPIGGGDMPVVISLLNSFSGLAASAAGFILMNNMLIIAGALVGASGIILTQIMCKAMNRSLLSVLFGAFGGESTVAAGGGDGQTDKVVRAIDPEEGAMMLGYAQSVVIVPGYGMAVAQAQHTVRELADQLEKMGVTVKYAIHPVAGRMPGHMNVLLAEANVPYPQLYDMDDINPDFEQTDVALVIGANDVVNPAARSDASSPIYGMPILDVDKAKHTIVIKRGMSTGFAGVDNELFYKSNTLMLFGSAQNMVSQLVSQVKQL, from the coding sequence ATGAATAATACAGGGATTGAACTCGCTTATTTAAGCGCTTGTGCCCTATTTATTGTCGGGTTAAAACAATTAGGATCGCCCGCAAGTGCCCGTCAAGGCAACATTATCGCCTCCGTTGGGATGTTAATTGCTATCGTTGCCACCCTGCTAAATCAATCTGTCTTAAATTATCAGATGATTTTGGTAGCGATCATTATTGGTTCATTAATTGGAACGATCACCGCCCAAAAAGTAGCCATGACAGAAATGCCGCAAATGGTAGGCATTTTCAACGGGTTAGGGGGTGCAGCGAGTTCCTTAATTGCGGTTGGGGAATATTGGCGACTCCTCGTTACCGGACAAACCATTAATTTTGATGCCATCTTCATTGCAATTTTAGGAATATTAATCGGCGGAGTCACCTTTACCGGTAGTCTTTTAGCTTTTGCTAAATTACAGGGATTAGTCAGTGGTTCACCGGTGACGTTTCCCTTGCAACAACCGTTTAACCTGCTGTTAGTGGGGTTATTTTTAGCCGGTAGCGTGTATCTTTTCTTTGATCCCGCTTCGACGGATGTTTTCATCTCGTTAAATATTCTATCTCTCATTTTTGGGGCGTTATTTGTGCTGCCCATTGGTGGGGGAGATATGCCGGTAGTCATCTCGCTACTAAACTCTTTTTCTGGGTTAGCTGCCTCTGCTGCCGGTTTTATCTTAATGAACAATATGCTCATTATTGCCGGGGCATTAGTGGGCGCTTCTGGGATTATTTTGACTCAGATTATGTGTAAAGCAATGAACCGTTCTCTACTCAGTGTCTTGTTTGGGGCATTTGGTGGAGAAAGTACCGTTGCTGCCGGCGGTGGAGATGGACAAACCGATAAAGTCGTTCGGGCGATCGATCCTGAAGAAGGGGCAATGATGTTAGGATATGCCCAGTCTGTGGTGATTGTACCCGGTTATGGGATGGCGGTTGCTCAAGCCCAACATACCGTGAGAGAATTAGCGGATCAGTTAGAAAAAATGGGAGTTACCGTTAAATATGCCATTCATCCAGTAGCCGGCAGAATGCCCGGTCACATGAATGTCTTATTAGCAGAAGCGAATGTTCCCTATCCCCAACTGTACGACATGGACGATATTAACCCCGACTTTGAACAGACAGATGTAGCATTAGTCATCGGGGCGAATGATGTGGTTAACCCGGCTGCCCGGAGTGATGCTTCTAGTCCAATTTATGGGATGCCTATTTTAGATGTAGATAAGGCAAAACATACCATTGTGATTAAACGGGGTATGAGTACGGGGTTTGCTGGCGTGGATAACGAGTTATTTTATAAGTCGAATACCTTGATGTTATTTGGCAGCGCACAAAATATGGTCTCTCAGCTAGTTTCTCAGGTGAAACAATTATAA
- the trxA gene encoding thioredoxin: MTVKKQYTSFQDLLESSKIPVLVDFNATWCGPCQVMTPILDQVGAFLKNRLLVIKIDTDKYPGLASQYHIHSLPTLILFKNGQPVERFEGVIQAHPLIQHLQTLL, translated from the coding sequence ATGACCGTCAAAAAACAATACACTAGCTTTCAAGACCTGTTAGAATCTTCTAAGATTCCCGTTTTAGTGGATTTTAATGCGACTTGGTGCGGCCCTTGTCAAGTCATGACTCCCATATTAGACCAAGTGGGAGCATTTCTAAAAAATCGCTTACTGGTTATTAAAATTGACACAGATAAGTATCCTGGGTTAGCTTCCCAGTATCATATTCATAGTTTGCCCACCTTAATCTTATTTAAGAACGGTCAACCAGTGGAGAGATTTGAAGGAGTCATCCAGGCACATCCTCTGATCCAACATTTACAAACTTTGCTATAG
- a CDS encoding aromatic ring-hydroxylating oxygenase subunit alpha, giving the protein MLEQENPSIRTCPINRNHWYVVARSCEVKAQPISITLWYQKIVIYRDQAGMIHALEDSCPHRLVKLSQGAIVGNEIECAYHGWRFNGEGKCTLIPYLNENQKLPPCQIRSYPVQELDGFIWVFPGDKNYLNQESVQPMGVPEWEHLNYIATVSIIDCPSHFSFLIENLMDMYHGHLHDNYQAWTSAKLQNLSVNLNRVDAYYDAQSYYTIDKIWSISQLFLPPLRRLHPEPLTVSYLYPHWVSTLGKDFKIYCLFCPVHETYTRAYLIHFTSLHAFWRLHKLPIWFRRWIKESLFGCAQKMLDGLVRQDITMIAQEQEAYLNSSAQKSYELNPTIYQVQKLILKQAETV; this is encoded by the coding sequence ATGCTTGAACAGGAAAATCCCTCTATTCGGACTTGTCCAATTAACCGAAATCATTGGTATGTTGTCGCCCGCAGTTGTGAAGTTAAAGCTCAACCCATTAGTATTACCTTATGGTATCAAAAGATAGTTATCTATCGAGATCAAGCGGGTATGATTCACGCTTTAGAGGATAGTTGTCCTCATCGACTGGTGAAACTGTCTCAAGGAGCTATTGTGGGGAATGAGATAGAATGTGCTTATCATGGATGGCGTTTTAATGGTGAGGGAAAATGTACCTTGATTCCCTATCTCAACGAGAATCAAAAGTTGCCTCCCTGCCAAATTCGCTCTTATCCCGTTCAAGAATTAGATGGATTTATTTGGGTATTTCCAGGAGATAAAAATTATTTAAATCAAGAATCTGTGCAACCGATGGGAGTTCCTGAGTGGGAGCATCTCAATTATATTGCCACAGTTTCTATTATTGACTGTCCGAGTCATTTTTCTTTTTTAATAGAAAATCTCATGGATATGTATCACGGACATTTACATGATAATTATCAGGCTTGGACATCAGCAAAGTTACAAAATTTATCGGTCAATCTCAATCGAGTAGACGCTTATTATGATGCTCAAAGTTATTATACTATTGATAAAATTTGGTCAATTTCCCAGTTATTTTTGCCGCCTTTGCGTCGTCTTCATCCTGAACCTTTAACTGTTAGCTATCTCTATCCTCATTGGGTGTCTACTTTAGGCAAAGATTTTAAAATTTACTGTCTTTTTTGTCCGGTTCACGAAACTTATACGAGAGCTTATCTAATTCATTTCACGTCCCTTCATGCCTTCTGGCGCTTACATAAATTACCGATTTGGTTTCGACGTTGGATTAAAGAAAGTTTATTTGGGTGCGCTCAAAAAATGCTGGATGGGTTAGTCCGTCAAGATATCACCATGATTGCTCAAGAACAAGAGGCTTATTTAAACTCTTCTGCTCAAAAATCCTATGAATTAAATCCTACGATTTACCAAGTCCAAAAATTGATTTTAAAACAAGCCGAAACCGTGTAA
- the modD gene encoding ModD protein, which yields MNIISDQYLWQLLQEDVPYFDLTTHGLGIGDRFGTITYTTRAETTLCCTEEAANLLKKAGAEVSLMLPTGYHANQGVTFLSATGNASSLHIAWKCSQNLLEYACGVATKTHQLVQLAQQSNPEVMLYTTRKSIPGTKPIAIKAILAGGAYPHRLGISETILIFEQHLIFLGGIEGLCQQLGELKRKVKEKKILVEVTDISEALRLAEAKIDGIQFDKMQANDLAEIVPKLKSIHPSLMILAAGGINETNITEYATTGVDGLVLTAPYYGKPADISVKMTSG from the coding sequence ATGAACATTATCAGCGATCAATATCTTTGGCAACTGCTTCAAGAAGATGTCCCCTACTTTGATTTAACCACTCATGGGTTAGGAATTGGCGATCGTTTTGGCACAATTACCTACACCACTCGCGCAGAAACTACTCTCTGTTGTACCGAAGAAGCGGCGAATCTTTTAAAAAAAGCAGGTGCAGAAGTCTCTTTAATGTTACCTACTGGATATCACGCCAATCAAGGAGTAACCTTTCTCAGTGCCACCGGTAACGCCTCCTCTCTTCATATTGCTTGGAAATGTTCCCAAAATCTACTTGAATATGCTTGCGGAGTTGCCACTAAAACCCATCAATTAGTCCAACTGGCACAGCAAAGCAATCCGGAGGTTATGCTTTATACTACCCGAAAATCTATACCCGGAACTAAACCGATCGCTATTAAAGCTATTTTAGCCGGGGGTGCTTATCCTCATCGCCTTGGTATTTCAGAAACGATTTTAATTTTTGAACAGCATTTAATTTTTTTAGGAGGAATAGAAGGATTATGTCAACAGTTAGGGGAGTTAAAACGCAAAGTTAAAGAAAAGAAAATTTTAGTCGAAGTGACAGATATTTCCGAGGCATTACGATTAGCAGAAGCCAAAATTGATGGGATTCAATTTGATAAAATGCAAGCCAATGATCTAGCTGAAATTGTTCCTAAGCTTAAATCAATTCATCCGTCTTTAATGATTTTAGCCGCCGGAGGAATTAATGAAACCAATATTACCGAGTATGCCACAACTGGAGTAGATGGATTAGTATTGACTGCTCCCTATTATGGCAAGCCGGCTGATATCAGTGTCAAAATGACATCCGGATAA
- a CDS encoding NAD(P)-binding domain-containing protein: protein MKNFSKDSFEYLIIGAGPAGLQLGYFLEKAGRDYLILEAGETPATAFQQYPRHRQLISINKVYTGYDDPEINLRWDWNSLLSDKEEMLFKNYSKSYFPSADSLVKYLEDFSVHFSLKIRYGIKVVKIIKDQQFLVIDRNGRVYSCQRLIIATGLSQPYIPPIPGIEYAENYSNVSINPDDFINQKVLIIGKGNSGFETANNLIETTSLIHIASPHSLSLAWKSRYVGHLRAVNNNILDTYQLKSQNVIIDALVLNIERLQNGQLKVTFHYSHADDEIEDIVYDRIILCTGFQFDSSIFDESCQPKLAYNNRFPALTSEWESVNIQDLYFIGVLMHMRDYKKKQSGFIHGFRYNIRTLHHLLEQKYHNCPFPSITLLASPEPLTEAILNRVNTNSGLWQQTGFLADVIIISPSGKEAQYYQELPVDYLLESPLGQSDHYYTITMEFGLDIIEQAADPFAMDRIHKDDTEHSSKSFGIHPIIRRYCHGTLMTEHHVIEDIASEWKEDVHISPLVNFFNAQLQQVQKVLI from the coding sequence ATGAAAAATTTTTCTAAAGATTCCTTTGAGTATTTAATTATTGGAGCCGGACCGGCTGGATTACAGCTAGGCTATTTTTTAGAAAAAGCCGGCAGAGATTATCTAATTCTCGAAGCGGGTGAGACACCGGCCACTGCTTTTCAACAATATCCTCGTCATCGTCAGCTAATTTCTATTAATAAAGTCTACACCGGCTATGACGATCCAGAGATTAACTTAAGATGGGATTGGAATTCTTTACTGAGCGATAAGGAAGAAATGTTGTTTAAAAATTACAGCAAATCTTACTTTCCTTCAGCGGATTCTTTGGTTAAATATTTAGAGGATTTTTCCGTTCATTTTTCCCTGAAAATTCGCTACGGTATTAAAGTTGTTAAAATCATTAAAGATCAACAATTTTTAGTCATAGATCGTAACGGTCGTGTTTACTCTTGTCAACGTTTAATTATTGCTACTGGCCTTTCTCAACCTTATATTCCTCCCATTCCGGGAATTGAATACGCTGAAAACTATTCTAATGTTTCTATCAATCCTGATGATTTTATTAATCAGAAAGTCTTAATAATTGGCAAAGGAAACTCAGGTTTTGAAACAGCTAATAATTTAATAGAAACCACTTCTTTAATTCATATTGCCAGCCCTCATTCTCTTTCGTTAGCCTGGAAAAGTCGATACGTTGGACATTTACGAGCCGTTAATAATAATATCCTTGATACTTATCAGCTTAAATCTCAGAATGTTATCATAGATGCCCTAGTTCTAAATATAGAACGACTACAAAATGGACAGTTAAAAGTGACTTTCCATTATTCTCATGCTGATGATGAGATAGAAGATATCGTTTATGATCGCATTATTCTTTGTACGGGTTTTCAATTTGACTCCTCAATATTTGATGAGTCTTGCCAACCGAAATTGGCTTATAATAATCGCTTTCCCGCTCTTACATCAGAATGGGAATCCGTCAACATTCAAGACTTATATTTTATTGGTGTGCTGATGCACATGAGAGATTACAAGAAAAAACAGTCAGGTTTTATTCATGGATTCCGTTATAATATTCGCACTTTACATCATTTACTTGAGCAAAAATACCACAATTGCCCTTTCCCCAGTATAACTCTTCTTGCATCTCCAGAACCCTTGACAGAAGCGATATTAAACAGAGTTAATACTAATTCTGGGCTTTGGCAACAAACTGGCTTTTTAGCTGATGTAATTATCATTTCTCCATCAGGTAAGGAAGCACAATATTATCAAGAACTACCTGTCGATTATCTTTTAGAATCACCTCTAGGTCAATCGGATCATTACTATACTATTACTATGGAGTTTGGATTAGATATTATTGAACAAGCTGCCGATCCTTTTGCTATGGATCGTATTCATAAAGATGATACTGAACACTCTTCAAAAAGCTTTGGTATTCATCCGATTATTAGACGTTATTGTCATGGCACTTTGATGACAGAACATCATGTTATTGAAGATATAGCCAGCGAATGGAAAGAAGATGTTCATATTAGTCCTTTAGTGAATTTCTTTAACGCTCAACTTCAACAAGTTCAGAAAGTTTTAATTTAA
- a CDS encoding NAD(P) transhydrogenase subunit alpha, with amino-acid sequence MSPELLTGLVVFVLASFVGFEVINKVPPTLHTPLMSGANAISGIAVVGALLIAGTKEWNLTVILGLIAVILAMINVVGGFVVTDRMLQMFKKKEAKSS; translated from the coding sequence ATGAGTCCAGAACTATTAACCGGTCTAGTTGTATTCGTTTTAGCCTCATTTGTAGGCTTTGAAGTCATTAACAAAGTCCCACCGACATTACATACTCCCCTAATGTCTGGGGCTAACGCTATCTCAGGAATTGCAGTGGTAGGTGCATTACTCATTGCAGGAACTAAAGAATGGAATTTAACCGTAATTTTAGGGTTAATTGCCGTAATTTTAGCCATGATTAACGTCGTCGGCGGTTTTGTCGTCACCGATCGAATGCTGCAAATGTTTAAGAAAAAAGAGGCAAAATCATCATGA
- a CDS encoding VOC family protein: protein MVNQISNRLCPGTLRQVHHIAFNVKDMKASKHFYGQILGLHELTGDEVPKTLSRLVREGKVANFVTPDGTVIDLFWEPELLPPDPDPKQGFTRANHLAFDIDPDLFDLAVEVLKQNQVMIDHGPVTRPTGKGIYFYDPDGFLLEIRCDPRE, encoded by the coding sequence ATGGTGAATCAAATTTCTAATCGACTTTGTCCAGGAACTCTACGACAAGTACATCATATTGCCTTTAATGTTAAAGATATGAAGGCTTCTAAGCACTTTTATGGCCAAATTCTCGGACTCCACGAACTCACGGGCGATGAAGTTCCTAAAACCCTAAGTCGGTTAGTCAGAGAGGGAAAGGTAGCGAATTTTGTTACCCCAGACGGAACAGTGATTGATTTATTTTGGGAACCGGAATTGCTACCCCCTGATCCTGATCCTAAACAAGGATTTACTCGTGCTAATCATTTAGCGTTTGATATTGACCCTGATTTATTTGATTTAGCTGTAGAAGTTTTAAAACAAAATCAAGTTATGATCGATCATGGCCCGGTTACTCGTCCAACTGGAAAAGGCATTTATTTCTATGACCCCGATGGTTTTTTATTAGAAATTCGCTGTGATCCTAGAGAATAA